Within the Chlamydiota bacterium genome, the region GTATGGGAGATTTTTATGAAGCTTTTTACGAAGATGCCGAATTGACCTCCAAAGTGCTCGACTTGACCCTGACAAAAAGGCACAACATACCCATGTCTGGCGTGCCCCATCACAGTGTTGAGCCCTACATTGATCGGTTAGTCTCTAAGGGATATAAAGTGGCTATTGCAGAGCAGATGGAAGATCCCAAAATGGTTAAAGGAATTGTGAAAAGAAAAATCGTCAGAACGATTTCTCCCGGAACCCTTGTAGCTTCTAAACTCATCCAAGACAAAGATTACAACTACATATGCGCCATTGTAGAAAACAAAAAAAGCTATGGCCTTGCTTTTATCGATTGCACCACCACAACCTTGCATATCATCTCGCTAGATAAACGCCCAGATCTTTTAAATGAGCTGTTTAAAATCCATCCGTCTGAAATTCTATGTACCAAAGCCTTTTTGAAGACCCATAGTGACATTTTCAATGAATTGAGACTCAACTATCCTGTGGCTGTCACCCACCCTCAAGAGTGGATGGAAAATTTTACATTCACAGAAACATTTTTGATGCAGCATTTTTGCGTTCATACCCTCGATGGCCTCGGATTTAAAGAATTGCCCCATTGCACTTTTGCCGCTTACATGGTGCTCAATTTTATCAAAGAGACACTCAATACCAACATTTCTCACATCAAAGATGTCAAACGCATTGAAATCGATGAGGTGATGAATTTAGATATTATCACGCAACGCAATCTAGAATTGATAGAAACACTCAGTCAAAATTCCAATGCCACACTCCTCGATCTTTTAGATCACACGCACACACCAATGGGAGCTCGGCTTTTAAAAGAATGGATCAAACGCCCGCTTCTCAATTTAGAAAAAATCCAAAGGCGCCAGCAAGGCACAGAAGAGCTCACAAAAAACACCATGAGTCTAAAACGCTTGCAAAAATATCTTCCTGCCATCCGTGATTTAGAACGTTTAATGATGAAAATCTCCTCTTCTTTTGCAAGTCCCAAAGATTTCGTCAGTCTTAAATATTCTTTGATGCAAATTCCTAAAGTTAAATATGCCGTCCAAGATTGCACCTCTTTTTTAATCACAGAATGCGGCAAATCTTTTGAAGATACCACAACTTTAACACAATTTTTGGATGGGGCTATTTCCGACGATGCGCCTTATCGTATTTCTGATGGCGGCGTGATAAAAGATGGATACAGTGAAGAGTTAGATAAGTTGCGCCATCTCCATAAAACAAGCACTTCGTGGCTCACGCAATACCAGCAGCGCCTAAAAGAAGAGCTGAAGATCAAAACCCTCAAAGTGGGATACAATCGCGTCTTTGGCTATTTTATTGAAGTCTCCAGAGGTCAAAGCCATCTTATGCCTCAAGGTTTTTCAAAAAAACAGACGCTTGTCAACCAAGAACGTTTTATTTCCGAGGAGCTCAAAATATTTGAGGAAAAAATCTTAAGCGCAGAAGAAAAAACGCAGCAATTAGAAACACGTCTTTTTGAAGAGATTCGGCAAAAGGTAGCCAAACATTTTGATCTTGTGCTCGATATTTCCAAAGCTCTTGCCATTTTAGACGTTTTAGCCTCTTTTGCCCATTTGGCAATCAAAATGGACTATGTACGCCCAACAATAACTCAAACAACGCACATCGATGTGATAGAATCACGCCATCCTGTGATTGAAGCGGCTTTAATCGATGAGCCTTTTATTCCAAACGATTGCCATTTAGATGAAGAGTGCAAAATGCTGCTTTTGACAGGACCTAACATGGGCGGAAAATCCACCTATTTAAGGCAAATTGCGCATCTTTGCATCCTCGCACAAATGGGCGCCTTTGTTCCTGCAAAAGCTGCCACCCTTGGCCTTGTGGACAAAATTTTCACGCGTATTGGCGCCTCTGATGATTTGGCACGCAGACAATCGACGTTTATGGTCGAAATGGCCCAAACCGCCAATATTTTGAATAATGCGACAGAAAAATCGCTGATTATACTCGATGAAATTGGACGTGGCACTTCCACATTTGACGGCATTGCGATTGCGCAATCAGTGCTAGAATACTTATATTACAAAAAAAGAGCGCCAAAAACGCTGTTTGCCACGCACTTTTTTGAACTGACAAAGCTTGAAAAAGCGCTGCCAAAGTTAAAAAACTTTCACGTCGCGCTCTTAGAAGATGACACAGGCATCACCTTTTTGCACAAAATCCAAGCGGGCGCTTGTGATAAAAGCTATGGAGTGCATGTGGCAAAACTCGCGGGCCTTCCTGAGGATGTCATCCACCAAGCCAAAGCCATTCTCAAATTGCTAGAACAAAAAAAAACACCCACCTTTCATGCACCACAAACGCTTTTTGAAACAAAAATTCCAAAAGAGCCCAAATGGATCCAAGAGCTTAAGACTTTGGATATTGAAAACATCACTCCTCTAGAAGCTCTGCAATTACTACATAAATTCAAAAAATTTCTATAACAAAAAAAACGCGTGTCTGTTACACTTAGCTTATTTAAATCATAGGCACATGTTCAATGAGTAGTGGTCCAGAATTATATTTTGTCTCTTTTAGGAAAATGGAGAAAGGATACTTTACTTCTTCTTGTAATTTGGGAAAAGCGCAATGGATAACAACAACTGATCCAGATAGTAATAGTTCACAAATCGATCCCCCAGACACAACAAATTGGGGACGTGTATTGGTTGTGATTCATGGATTCAATGTCAATGAAAACGGATTTGAAGAAGATTTTGATAACCTCGTTGGTCGAGTCAAGCAATTCCCTGCAGCTTCTCAATACACCCACGTTGTTGGTATATTGTGGCCAGCAGAAGCACATCTTGTAAAATATGAAACTGCAAAAGAAAATGCGCAAACACTTGCAATGGATAATAGCACGTATGAATTTAGAGCCACTTTGATAAAAATCTGTGAATGCAGTCAAAATAGAAGAAATGGCACTGTTGATGTCCTTGCCCATAGTCTTGGAAATTACCTTCTTTTCAAAGCGCTAAAAGAGCAGGTCGCTATTTCTTGTGTAATGCCCATTTCTTTCAGGTATATCTTTTCTTGTGCTGCTGCAGTCAATAATGATAGCGTAGAAGAAAATAAAGACAGTACCTCTATAATAGGAGAAAAAACTTACTATTCAGCTCTTCAAACACTTTGCACAAAAATTTTTGTTCTCTTTTCAAGAGAAGATAGTGTCCTTGAATTTGGATATCCTGTTGAAGAATGGCATTCAGCACTAGGTTATTCAGGTGCAAAAGATCCTCAAAACACTCCAAGTACATATACTCAAATCGATTGTTCAGATTGTATTCATGGACATAGTGAATATTGGACATCTGAAGATGTTTATAAAATCCTTGCTAAACTGGTTGGACTTACACATTTGCCCTCTAAAAAAACATTTACAGCACAACAGATTTTGAATCGTCCAGCAAGAGGGCAGCCCTACTCTTTATGGAAACCTTTGATCGTTGTGTTTGCAATCCTGGCACTTTTTGGCTTTTTGTATACGCGCGCAACTTCAAAGTTTGACAACAGAGCCTAAAAAGAGTTAATATGCCTATATTTAAAGCAACAATTGTTG harbors:
- the mutS gene encoding DNA mismatch repair protein MutS — translated: MRNISYWIAYNTNEIMSTKIDPDTLTPMMKQWYACKKQAKDAVLFFRMGDFYEAFYEDAELTSKVLDLTLTKRHNIPMSGVPHHSVEPYIDRLVSKGYKVAIAEQMEDPKMVKGIVKRKIVRTISPGTLVASKLIQDKDYNYICAIVENKKSYGLAFIDCTTTTLHIISLDKRPDLLNELFKIHPSEILCTKAFLKTHSDIFNELRLNYPVAVTHPQEWMENFTFTETFLMQHFCVHTLDGLGFKELPHCTFAAYMVLNFIKETLNTNISHIKDVKRIEIDEVMNLDIITQRNLELIETLSQNSNATLLDLLDHTHTPMGARLLKEWIKRPLLNLEKIQRRQQGTEELTKNTMSLKRLQKYLPAIRDLERLMMKISSSFASPKDFVSLKYSLMQIPKVKYAVQDCTSFLITECGKSFEDTTTLTQFLDGAISDDAPYRISDGGVIKDGYSEELDKLRHLHKTSTSWLTQYQQRLKEELKIKTLKVGYNRVFGYFIEVSRGQSHLMPQGFSKKQTLVNQERFISEELKIFEEKILSAEEKTQQLETRLFEEIRQKVAKHFDLVLDISKALAILDVLASFAHLAIKMDYVRPTITQTTHIDVIESRHPVIEAALIDEPFIPNDCHLDEECKMLLLTGPNMGGKSTYLRQIAHLCILAQMGAFVPAKAATLGLVDKIFTRIGASDDLARRQSTFMVEMAQTANILNNATEKSLIILDEIGRGTSTFDGIAIAQSVLEYLYYKKRAPKTLFATHFFELTKLEKALPKLKNFHVALLEDDTGITFLHKIQAGACDKSYGVHVAKLAGLPEDVIHQAKAILKLLEQKKTPTFHAPQTLFETKIPKEPKWIQELKTLDIENITPLEALQLLHKFKKFL